The Chitinophagales bacterium genome includes a region encoding these proteins:
- a CDS encoding outer membrane beta-barrel protein, translating into MKHNIILIILVCLMSNGFAKYKTFKSKKEREKVAVEKMSKFDFGIRMGMNLAFPLGPLVEKAEGVPFPSPVLGLDTRYYFSNRWSIQLGAMYYWNRTRFQTPYANFTFIGPIDIALPDGSTTQVSDTVNIYYAVVRDGLFDNKFFGFPIHANFHINKVWSISLGGYFSILLKGGMTGQATEVVLGDGSSSDFKVGDDVPFDQSDQFNKFDYGFNVGANAQLPNGFNFDLKVNTGIASMFKKSFTAPPGTYHHVFLQGTLGYRLGARERFKPEKKI; encoded by the coding sequence ATGAAGCACAATATTATACTAATTATCTTAGTTTGTTTAATGAGCAATGGTTTTGCAAAGTACAAAACCTTTAAATCTAAAAAAGAAAGAGAAAAAGTTGCTGTAGAGAAAATGAGCAAATTCGACTTTGGTATTAGAATGGGAATGAATTTAGCATTTCCACTAGGACCACTAGTAGAAAAAGCAGAAGGCGTTCCATTTCCTAGTCCAGTTTTAGGTTTAGATACTCGATATTATTTTTCAAACAGATGGTCTATTCAATTAGGTGCGATGTATTATTGGAATAGAACAAGATTTCAAACACCATATGCTAACTTTACTTTTATAGGACCAATAGATATTGCACTTCCTGATGGTTCTACAACACAAGTTTCCGATACGGTAAATATCTATTATGCTGTTGTAAGAGATGGCTTATTCGATAATAAGTTTTTCGGTTTTCCTATACATGCCAACTTTCATATCAACAAAGTTTGGAGCATTAGTTTAGGTGGTTATTTTTCTATTTTATTAAAAGGAGGAATGACTGGTCAAGCTACTGAAGTAGTACTTGGAGATGGTTCTAGTAGCGATTTTAAAGTTGGTGATGATGTGCCTTTTGACCAAAGTGACCAATTTAATAAATTTGATTATGGCTTTAATGTTGGTGCTAATGCTCAATTACCCAATGGCTTTAATTTCGATTTAAAAGTAAATACTGGCATTGCGTCTATGTTTAAGAAAAGCTTTACCGCACCACCAGGAACTTATCACCATGTGTTTTTACAAGGCACTTTAGGTTATCGTTTAGGTGCTAGAGAAAGATTTAAACCAGAGAAGAAGATATAA
- a CDS encoding PCMD domain-containing protein codes for MKRLNIIISFLFIIFIFAFCTKIKIEKPVLKDNSLNCNDLKEGTPYYQEIPNLDFEAWTTSPSGRYQEPTPTCFWATPSKANDIIGAIPITVTAVTGDSARSGKYGCMMKTQKWGALLTAGTVASGTFAPNFQNPLQSISFGKPFNKKVKEVRGWYKFWSVQQDSCSFYCYQTRKLSNGQTETVCFDRIITHETKTEWTEFVLTPQYYSNATPESLVLYFASSEEGDELKGQVGNTLIVDDVSVTYY; via the coding sequence ATGAAGCGATTAAACATTATTATAAGTTTTTTATTTATAATTTTCATTTTTGCGTTTTGTACTAAAATCAAAATTGAAAAACCTGTTTTAAAAGACAATTCTCTAAATTGTAATGATTTAAAAGAAGGGACACCTTATTATCAAGAAATTCCTAACTTAGACTTTGAAGCTTGGACAACATCGCCGTCTGGTAGATATCAAGAGCCAACACCTACTTGTTTTTGGGCTACACCAAGTAAAGCCAATGATATTATTGGTGCTATTCCTATTACTGTTACAGCAGTAACTGGCGATAGTGCTCGCTCTGGAAAATATGGCTGTATGATGAAAACACAAAAATGGGGAGCTTTATTAACGGCTGGTACTGTAGCTTCTGGTACATTTGCACCTAACTTTCAAAATCCACTACAATCGATTAGCTTTGGAAAACCGTTTAATAAAAAAGTAAAAGAAGTAAGAGGTTGGTACAAGTTTTGGTCAGTTCAGCAAGATTCTTGTAGTTTCTACTGCTATCAAACAAGAAAACTAAGCAACGGACAAACAGAAACCGTTTGTTTTGATAGAATTATTACACATGAAACTAAAACAGAATGGACAGAATTCGTTTTAACACCACAATATTATTCTAATGCCACACCAGAAAGTTTAGTTTTATACTTTGCCTCTAGCGAAGAAGGCGATGAATTAAAAGGACAAGTAGGTAACACGCTTATTGTTGATGATGTCTCGGTCACCTATTACTAA